The Cervus elaphus chromosome 9, mCerEla1.1, whole genome shotgun sequence genomic interval GAGGGTCCTCAGGGATGGGTCACATTTGCCACaatgtcccctcctccaggaagccccgcAACCCCCAATTCTACCACCTTCCCCATGGATGCCTCTTGGTGTCAGCCATAGCCACAGCCTTCTCTTTGAGGTAGACTAGGCTGGCTAACCACCACACAGGCTCTGACCAGACAAAACATCTCAGTCTGTGCCTGGTTCTGACCACCCCTAAACTGGGGCCTAGACAGGGCCTCCCAGTGCAGCTCACCCACCCCAGGTATAGAGAGTGGGTAGTGTGGGCATGAAGGGCTTCCTATGCAGACAGCCTCTGACCTGGCTGTCACCCCCACTCACAGGACACACCATGCTGACCGGCGTGACCGATGGGATCTTTTGCTGCCTGCTGGGCGCACCACCCAGTGCAGTAGGGCCACTGGAGAGCGTGGAGTCCAGCGATGGCTACACATTTGTGGAGGTCAAACCTGGCCGCGTGCTGCGGGTAAAGCATGCGGGGCCCGCTCCGGCCCCGACTCCACCTCCACCATTGTCGGACGCCGCCCAGGGGGACCAGTCCGGCTTGGTCCGTTGCCAGCGCAGAATCACCGTGTACCGCAATGGGCGGTTACTGGTGGAGAACCTGGGCCGGGCACCACGAGCTGACCTCCTGCACGGGCAGAATGGCTCCGGGGAGCCACCAGCCGCCCTTGAGGTCGAGCTGGCGGACCCAGCGGGCAGCGATGGCCGCTCGGTCCCAGGCAGTGCTGGGAGCGGCAGTGGTGGGCGGCGGCGGCGAGCCCGCCGCCCCAAGCGGACCATCCACATTGACTGTGAGAAGCGCATCACCAGCTGCAAGGGCGCCCAGGCTGACGTGGTGCTCTTTTTCATTCACGGGGTCGGCGGCTCCCTAGCCATCTGGAAGGAGCAGCTGGACTTCTTCGTGCGCCTGGGTTACGAGGTGGTGGCGCCCGACCTGGCCGGCCACGGGGCCAGTTCAGCGCCCCAAGTGGCCGCCGCCTACACCTTCTATGCGCTGGCGGAGGACATGCGTGCCATCTTCAAGCGCTATGCCAAGAAGCGCAACGTGCTCATTGGGCATTCCTATGGGTGAGCCAATGCTTTGGTGGGGATGAGGGTGAGGGGCGGGGACTGGCAGGAACCACACCCACTCACAAAATATTGATTTCCCTTCTTGAAAAATCCCACTAACATCTACAACAAACATGGACTCCTGCCACCAATACTGTTGTTTTCACATTGTTTTGAAGCAGTGTCTCAATCCCTgaactattgacattttgggtcAGGTAATTCTTTCCTGTGAGTGGCTTTCTTGggcactgtaggatgtttaggAGCATCCCTGACCTCTGCCCATTAGACGCCACTAGCACGATGGTCTAGTGATgattgtgacaatcaaaaatgccTGTAGATAGTGCCTAGGTCCTCTGGTGGGCAGAATCACCCCTAGCTGAAAACTACTGTCTTCTATTAAATTCAAGAATTGGTTGCTCTGGAGACCCCAAGGGCTCTAAGCAAAGACTACCTGgtatttcataatttttgtttaaaagggTACAGTTTACTTTAATTCACTCTcccttaagggcttcccaggtggcactagtggcaaagaagctggctgccaatgcaggagatgtaagagactcaggttcaatccctggcttgggaagatcccctggatgagggcatggcaacccactccagtattcttgcctagagaatcctcccagactgaggagcctggagggctacagtctatagggatgcaaagaatcagacatgactgaagtgacttaatatgCATGTACTCTCTCTTAAAGGGGTGATAGATAATACCACCTTGGCATTTAGATGAGAGCCCACACCATGGAaggctctgggtcttggtgcctGATCACTGCCAAGTGGTACCATTCTGTCCTTTACCCAGGATGAAGGGCAGGGTCTGATCAGGCAGCCAGGTTGAGACCCATTGTTTTCACAGTTGTAGCGCatgcaattagacaagaaaaagaaatgttacatAAAAGAAAGGAAGGCCAGACTAGGAAGTAGCATAGCTCCTATTTGTTTATATAAAAACATACCCCAAAGTGAATGCTTACAATAATGATTCCTCCATTAAATGAGCACCCATGTGTGGAAACTCCTGTGACCCCATAACAATCCTATGAGGTCAGCATGGTTTCTGTGTCACAAATGTGGAGATGATATCTCAGCGGGGTTAAGGAgtttgcccaaggacacacagtgaATCACTGGCACAGTCAAGTCCATTTGACTCCTGCTTGTGTCCTGTTCCTCTTTTTAGCAGGCGTTGGCAAACTTTTCCTCAAAGGGCCAAAGAGTAAATACTTTAGGTTTGCAGGCCTTATGGTTGGTCTCTGTTGAAACTTCACAAGCCTACCACTATAGAAGGAAAGCAGACATAATTGTAAACAAATTTATAATTGTTTCAGCGTGGCTTTAttccaataaatctttatttataaGCTATTTTACACACTTACAGAATTTTAAAGTGAAGTTTAACAACAGAAACAAGCAGCTAGCCCTCAGGCTATCATTTGCCTAAACCCTGCTTTCGGGGTAATGAGGAGAGGTACCCTGCACCCTTGCATAAAACAGGCAGATGTGACAAACCCAGAGGCCAGTAAGAGAAGATCCTTAAAGGGAaggtgaagtgaaaatgaaagtcgttcagtcgtgtccaactcttagtgaccccatggactatacagtccatggaattctccaggccagaatactggagtgggtagcctttcccttctccaggggatcttcccaactcagggatcgaacccaggtctccctcattgcaggcagattcttcaccagctgagccagcagggaagcccaagagtactggagtgggtagcctatcccttctccagcagatctttctgacccggcaattaaactggggtctcctgcattgcaggcagatttaaaCGGAAGGGatacactggaaacagtgacattctCTGAGAAGCCAAAGGTTTTGTTTAATCAAGTAGCTTTCCCAACACTTGATAATAAGTAATTCTTACCTCTTTGGGGGTTATGATGACTTTGAAGATCTGATAAAATTTCTGTATTTGGATCctttctccaaaagaaaaaaaaaagtccaccttcaacacacacacacacatacacacacagagtctcaCAATTTCGGGGTGTTTGGGTTGCCTCTCCCATCCCTCACCCGCTTTTGGTGCTCATGGACCCCATGGGAAGAATCTTGGCCTTCAAGGACCTGCCTCTGGGTGAGGGGAGGGCATTCATCCTCTCACTGCTTGCATCCTGCTGACCACTGCCTTTCCACCCTCCCCACCATCGGCCCCCGGGGCAGAGTCTCCTTCTGCACGTTCCTGGCACACGAGTACCCAGACCTGGTGCACAAGGTGATCATGATCAACGGCGGCGGGCCCACGGCCCTGGAGCCCAGCTTCTGCTCCATCTTCAACATGCCCACGTGCGTCCTGCACTGTTTGTCTCCCTGTCTGGCGTGGAGTTTCCTCAAGTGAGTGGCCCGGCCCTGCCCCAGCATCTCCCCAaggtggatgggaggggaggcTGTATGGCTGGGGCTGGCATGGGGAGCACCGCTGGTGGCTGAGATGGCCTGAGGGCTCCAGTGgtgctccccaccctgccccccacccccagggccggCTTCGCCCGCCAAGGGGCCAAAGAAAAGCAGCTGCTGAAGGAGGGCAATGCATTCAATGTGTCTTCCTTTGTGCTTCGGGCCATGATGAGCGGCCAGTACTGGCCCGAGGGCGACGAGGTCTACCACGCTGAGCTCACCGTGCCGGTTTTGCTCGTTCACGGCATGCACGACAAGTTTGTGCCAGTGGAGGAAGACCAGCGCATGGCTGAGGTATGGCACTCTAGTCACCACACCCCTCAAATCCCCCCTGCACAGCCCCGGGGGACTCTGTGCTCCAGCCCCAGGGACGTCAGAGCTTAGATTGAGGGTCAAAGGTGGAATCCAGAAAGTGGGGCTGCCTGGGACGGGGGGGTCGGATTATGTGCTGTCCCCTCTGCCCGCTAAAAGGCACTCttcaccagacttccctggcggtccagtggttagcacttcacacttccactgcatggggcacgggttcgatccttcaTTGGGGAACTAGAATCCCACGTCCCATGTGGtgtgccccccccaaaaaaaaaggcaCTCTTCACAGTTGGGATTTGTGATGGGCAACATAATCCTGCAAGAGGGCAAATGGGGGTCTTTAGATCAGATTCCCCCGTCTTGGGATCCTTAGTGCTTAGAAGAGCTCTGCACCATCAGTTCTTAACCAGGGATGATTCCGCCCCACAGGGGACACTTGAAACTGTCTGCAGACATGTCATGACTGTGGGTAAGGGAGGTGCTTCTGGAACCtggtgggtggaggccaggggtGCTGTTCAGTTACCTACAGTGAGCAAGACTGGCCCACAGCAGAAAATGACCCAGTGCCAAGTGTCTATCCTGTGGGGACTGAGAAACCCGGCCTTAGCGTGAGAGGCTCTGTCCATCTGTCACTCTCAGTGAGTTCTCACTGAGGTGACTCTGCTCCCTAGAGATATCTGGACatgtctgattttattttaattttattattattttaaattttagttctgACCGTGCCGTGCAacttgtgggatattagttccccaaccagggattgaacctgagcccccagTAGTGAGAATGCAGagccctgaccactggaccaccagggaattccctggagagaTTTTTGTCACACTGTGGTGGGGGAGTGGGATGCTACAACTGGCATCTAGTGCATTGAAGCCAGGGATGCTGTTCAACGTCCTATAGCCCCCATCCCAGAGAATGATCCCGCCCCAAATGCCATGAGTGCCCAAGTTGAAAAATCCTGCCCTGGACATATTGTAGGCACTTAAGAAAGGCAGaatgaaaaaaagggaaaaaaaaggcagaatgaaTGAATACCGAATTAGGCCCAGCAGGGTGACAGGCCAAGCTTCataggcggtgctagtggtaaagaatttgcctgtcatgagacttaagagacaccagttggatccctgggtcaggaagatcccttggaggagggtatggcaacctgttccagtattcttgcctggagaattgcatgaacagaggagcctggtgggctatagcccatagagtagcaaagagtcggatacaactgaagcgacttaacacgcgTGGAGGGTGACAGGCCATCCTCTAGCTCCCCCTTGAACGGAAATGAAGGAATATAGAATTGCAAGAAGGACTTCCTGATGCTGCAGGGCATACATAGATAGGGGTTGAGTGGCCCTGAGCTCCCGGGTCCTGGCTCTGGCCGCTCTGAGCCCACCTCCTCTGCAGATCCTGCTCCTGGCCTTCCTGAAGCTCATCGATGAAGGCAGTCACATGGTGATGCTGGAGTGTCCGGAGACCGTCAACACGCTGCTCCACGAATTCCTGCTCTGGGAGCCCGAGCCTTCGCCCAAGGCCCTGCCCGAGCCCCTGCCTGCGCCCCCAGAGGAAAAGAAGTAGCCACTGAGCTGGACGGGTATCGCTTAGTGAGCCGAAGAGCGGGAGGAAGAGTCCCGAACCGGCTAGGGGTCTGCAGTGCGGACCAGGTGGGCGGGCCATTCGCTCCGGTGGGCGGGGTCAGGTCAGGGAGACGCCCCCTGGCCGGCTGGGCGGAAGACGCGGCATTCGTGGGAGCCAAGTGGACACACCGCTCTCTCTAGTCCTGTGGGGCCCATCACTGTTTCAGGGCCGTGGCAGCGACCCCCGCGGAGGGTGACCTTGTACAGAAGCCCCATCCCCCACAATGCCAGGGCCGAGGCAGGCCGCCACCCCGCTGTCTTCCGTGTCCGCGTGCTTGATTCTAGGACCCACGAGCCCCGCGGGGACTCTCGGGACCCCCGCCACCATGCCCGAGACCCCTGACCCCCCATTCCTTGGCGCTGGGAGCTATTGTTGCCCAAGTGGGGAGGGCTTGGGAGGGGGCTGGAGCCACCGAACCTGCACATCTCTTATTGTAACTCAATAAAAAGAAGTGACAATCTGAGCCTCCAGACTTGTGCTGGGTGACCACAGCATAGGGCcaccctgagcctcagtctccccaaaTGTAGACTGAATTGACTCAGGTACCTCCCCTTCAGGGCTGA includes:
- the ABHD8 gene encoding protein ABHD8, translating into MLTGVTDGIFCCLLGAPPSAVGPLESVESSDGYTFVEVKPGRVLRVKHAGPAPAPTPPPPLSDAAQGDQSGLVRCQRRITVYRNGRLLVENLGRAPRADLLHGQNGSGEPPAALEVELADPAGSDGRSVPGSAGSGSGGRRRRARRPKRTIHIDCEKRITSCKGAQADVVLFFIHGVGGSLAIWKEQLDFFVRLGYEVVAPDLAGHGASSAPQVAAAYTFYALAEDMRAIFKRYAKKRNVLIGHSYGVSFCTFLAHEYPDLVHKVIMINGGGPTALEPSFCSIFNMPTCVLHCLSPCLAWSFLKAGFARQGAKEKQLLKEGNAFNVSSFVLRAMMSGQYWPEGDEVYHAELTVPVLLVHGMHDKFVPVEEDQRMAEILLLAFLKLIDEGSHMVMLECPETVNTLLHEFLLWEPEPSPKALPEPLPAPPEEKK